One genomic region from Bactrocera tryoni isolate S06 chromosome 3, CSIRO_BtryS06_freeze2, whole genome shotgun sequence encodes:
- the LOC120770604 gene encoding uncharacterized protein LOC120770604, with the protein MHGFPNVDHVSALPKLAAYIGLGTAFFLIALLGTPCTAHSSSQTTVVQHSTSTDPTADGFWKRNVDWKSRWVKYWRPKAIYVPIWKKVWTPVVQNEWVPLPKVPPGWEVRKDGVSDSTNSGWKSSSSYVDDSSSSSSSSSGLRTGKSYSGWGSGSSGSYGSSYSSGSRGWKKGVKRTRVREVNVD; encoded by the exons ATGCATGgatttcccaatgttgatcacgtttctGCTTTGCCGAAG ttaGCTGCATACATCGGCCTGGGTACAGCTTTCTTCCTCATTGCACTTCTTGGCACACCTTGTACTGCACATTCCTCTTCACAGACGACAGT TGTACAACACAGCACGAGCACTGATCCCACAGCAGATGGTTTCTGGAAACGTAATGTCGATTGGAAATCACGCTGGGTGAAATATTGGCGACCGAAAGCAATCTACGTGCCCATCTGGAAGAAGGTCTGGACTCCGGTAGTGCAAAATGAATGGGTGCCACTGCCGAAAGTGCCACCAGGGTGGGAGGTGCGCAAGGATGGTGTGAGCGACAGCACCAATAGTGGTTGGAAGAGCAGTAGCAGCTATGTTGACGACTCTTCGAGCTCATCCAGCAGCAGCAGTGGGCTGCGTACGGGAAAAAGTTACAGTGGTTGGGGTAGCGGGAGCAGCGGTAGTTACGGTTCTAGTTATAGCAGCGGCAGTCGTGGCTGGAAGAAAGGTGTAAAACGCACCCGTGTACGGGAAGTAAACGTTGACTAG
- the LOC120770875 gene encoding ras-specific guanine nucleotide-releasing factor RalGPS1 isoform X2, with protein sequence MMRYSEISRELSADSLRYVELGEEYIYKNLREDSPRSDTHSNASSGCMAPPTTYTANNHHQHLKQQEQQQSQQQQLNSQQEQQPQHHRVDYTNSMSNCGQQHSAGLRNSKRYSCGRNGSHDGAATISYMRPRKDSTRSTQSCQFDAEQLTQAIASKTMHVKSSRRKNSIGCLNSLSSSPGSPGCYYCVGTAPPPGKSQSLPARSSMNNLDAVILNALRVPADELANQITLLDFPIFAAIQPDELTSCAWTKKDKHVVTPNIVAFTKRFNHTSFWTVQEILSGEQPKQRAEILTHFIKVSKKLHELNNLHSLFAIISAMQSASIFRLKKTWACLSKKDRQAFERLSDIFSDQNNWENLRAYLESLRLPCIPYLGLFLTDLIYIDLAHPHKGGLEPEQRRNKMNNILRVIANYQQSDYTHIMPIEATQKYLTSIRYIEELQNIFEEDQYKKSLKLEPASPSGPSSSSCSSKESFNIDAITPALACLNLSPAKTIGSMRIANSSGTKFIPGHRKCRSLGTKFRSTSLPRNFYHKCQCSILMIAPGIGTISNKRCRCSRIFGKITHSHNDSANYGNPTLMLGYGDEHYLHDYSVLSHQQARHLLDDSVLEQSSNMLSSGDATSNDSVEGALCHNSDLELIYAPTLDPENCVQGCVRRKTVQKEGRKPAVASWQRYWLQIWANSLVYFPPKSFKGSERSDFKREPCKVCPLEGWFAQVVDNTKHKNSFELYHRTLGTIYKFRTDSAQATQLWTASICKVAMQRSAPKPLPINLMSFE encoded by the exons ATGATGCGTTACTCGGAAATCTCAAGAGAATTATCGGCGGATAGTTTGCGTTACGTTGAA CTGGGTGAGGAGTATATCTATAAAAATTTACGTGAAGATTCGCCGCGCAGTGACACTCATTCCAATGCTAGCAGCGGTTGCATGGCGCCACCAACAACATACACCGCCAACAATCATCACCAACACCttaaacaacaagaacagcaacagtcccaacaacaacaattgaattCACAACAGGAGCAACAGCCACAGCATCACCGCGTCGACTACACTAATTCGATGAGCAATTGCGGCCAACAACACTCAGCCGGCTTACGCAATTCCAAACGTTATTCGTGTGGGCGTAACGGTAGTCATGATGGCGCCGCAACCATTTCCTACATGCGTCCACGCAAGGATAGCACACGCTCAACGCAGAGTTGTCAATTCGATGCCGAGCAGTTGACGCAAGCAATCGCTAGCAAGACAATGCATGTGAAAAGTAGTCGTCGCAAGAATTCCATCGGCTGCCTGAATTCGTTATCCTCATCGCCGGGCTCGCCGGGTTGCTACTACTGTGTGGG CACCGCACCACCGCCCGGCAAGAGCCAAAGTCTGCCCGCACGTTCGTCTATGAACAACTTGGATGCGGTCATTTTGAATGCGCTACGCGTGCCGGCTGATGAGTTGGCCAATCAGATTACGCTCTTGGATTTTCCCATCTTCGCTGCCATACAACCGGACGAGTTGACCAGTTGCGCTTGGACGAAGAAGGACAAACACGTCGTCACACCGAATATTGTTGCATTTACGAAACGTTTCAACCACACCAGCTTTTGGACTGTGCAGGAAATATTGAGTGGCGAACAGCCAAAGCAACGTGCCGAAATACTGACACACTTCATTAAG GTGTCCAAGAAACTGCACGAACTGAACAATCTGCATTCGCTGTTCGCCATCATTTCCGCCATGCAAAGTGCCAGCATTTTCCGCTTGAAAAAGACTTGGGCTTGTCTCTCCAAAAAGGATCGGCAAGCATTTGAACGACTAAGCGATATATTCAGCGATCAAAATAATTGGGAGAATTTACGTGCCTATTTGGAGAGTCTACGCCTACCATGCATACCCTATTTGGGTTTATTCCTGACCGATCtaatttatattgatttggCACATCCACATAAGGGCGGTCTCGAACCCGAACAACGCCgcaataaaatgaataatattttgcgcGTTATCGCCAATTATCAACAGTCAGACTACACGCATATAATGCCAATTGAGGCAACACAAAAGTATTTGACATCCATACGCTATATTGAGGAGTTGCAGAACATCTTCGAAGAGGATCAATACAA aaaatcactaaaattggAGCCCGCCTCACCGTCCGGTCCGAGTTCATCGTCTTGCAGCTCGAAGGAGTCTTTCAATATAGACGCCATCACACCGGCGCTGGCTTGCTTGAATCTCTCACCCGCCAAAACGATCGGTTCCATGCGCATCGCCAACAGTAGCGGCACTAAATTCATACCCGGCCATCGCAAATGTCGCAGCCTGGGCACGAA ATTTCGCAGCACGAGCTTGCCGCGAAATTTCTATCACAAATGTCAGTGCTCCATTCTGATGATCGCACCCGGTATTGGCACCATTTCGAATAAGCGTTGTAGATGCAGTCG CATTTTCGGTAAAATCACACATTCGCACAACGACAGCGCCAACTATGGTAATCCCACGCTAATGCTCGGCTACGGCGACGAACACTATCTGCACGACTACAGTGTGCTCAGCCACCAGCAAGCGCGCCATCTACTGGACGATTCGGTGCTGGAGCAGAGCAGTAATATGTTGAGTAGCGGCGATGCCACCTCGAATGATAGCGTTGAGGGCGCACTTTGCCACAACAGTGATTTGGAGCTCATCTATGCGCCCACGCTCGATCCGGAGAACTGTGTGCAAGGTTGTGTGCGTCGGAAGACGGTGCAAAAGGAGGGCCGTAAGCCCGCTGTGGCCTCTTGGCAACGCTATTGGCTACAGATTTGGGCTAATTCGCTCGTGTACTTTCCGCCCAAATCATTCAAAGGCAGCGAACGTAGCGACTTCAAGCGCGAACCGTGCAAAGTGTGTCCGCTCGAGGGCTGGTTCGCACAAGTCGTCGATAATACTAAGCATAAAAACTCATTTGAGCTTTATCATCGCACATTGGGTACAATCTACAAGTTTCGCACGGATAGCGCGCAGGCGACACAGCTTTGGACCGCCTCCATTTGCAAGGTGGCCATGCAACGCAGTGCACCCAAACCGCTGCCCATCAATTTGATGTCGTTCGAGTGA
- the LOC120770875 gene encoding ras-specific guanine nucleotide-releasing factor RalGPS1 isoform X1 — protein MMRYSEISRELSADSLRYVELGEEYIYKNLREDSPRSDTHSNASSGCMAPPTTYTANNHHQHLKQQEQQQSQQQQLNSQQEQQPQHHRVDYTNSMSNCGQQHSAGLRNSKRYSCGRNGSHDGAATISYMRPRKDSTRSTQSCQFDAEQLTQAIASKTMHVKSSRRKNSIGCLNSLSSSPGSPGCYYCVGTAPPPGKSQSLPARSSMNNLDAVILNALRVPADELANQITLLDFPIFAAIQPDELTSCAWTKKDKHVVTPNIVAFTKRFNHTSFWTVQEILSGEQPKQRAEILTHFIKVSKKLHELNNLHSLFAIISAMQSASIFRLKKTWACLSKKDRQAFERLSDIFSDQNNWENLRAYLESLRLPCIPYLGLFLTDLIYIDLAHPHKGGLEPEQRRNKMNNILRVIANYQQSDYTHIMPIEATQKYLTSIRYIEELQNIFEEDQYKKSLKLEPASPSGPSSSSCSSKESFNIDAITPALACLNLSPAKTIGSMRIANSSGTKFIPGHRKCRSLGTNIFGKITHSHNDSANYGNPTLMLGYGDEHYLHDYSVLSHQQARHLLDDSVLEQSSNMLSSGDATSNDSVEGALCHNSDLELIYAPTLDPENCVQGCVRRKTVQKEGRKPAVASWQRYWLQIWANSLVYFPPKSFKGSERSDFKREPCKVCPLEGWFAQVVDNTKHKNSFELYHRTLGTIYKFRTDSAQATQLWTASICKVAMQRSAPKPLPINLMSFE, from the exons ATGATGCGTTACTCGGAAATCTCAAGAGAATTATCGGCGGATAGTTTGCGTTACGTTGAA CTGGGTGAGGAGTATATCTATAAAAATTTACGTGAAGATTCGCCGCGCAGTGACACTCATTCCAATGCTAGCAGCGGTTGCATGGCGCCACCAACAACATACACCGCCAACAATCATCACCAACACCttaaacaacaagaacagcaacagtcccaacaacaacaattgaattCACAACAGGAGCAACAGCCACAGCATCACCGCGTCGACTACACTAATTCGATGAGCAATTGCGGCCAACAACACTCAGCCGGCTTACGCAATTCCAAACGTTATTCGTGTGGGCGTAACGGTAGTCATGATGGCGCCGCAACCATTTCCTACATGCGTCCACGCAAGGATAGCACACGCTCAACGCAGAGTTGTCAATTCGATGCCGAGCAGTTGACGCAAGCAATCGCTAGCAAGACAATGCATGTGAAAAGTAGTCGTCGCAAGAATTCCATCGGCTGCCTGAATTCGTTATCCTCATCGCCGGGCTCGCCGGGTTGCTACTACTGTGTGGG CACCGCACCACCGCCCGGCAAGAGCCAAAGTCTGCCCGCACGTTCGTCTATGAACAACTTGGATGCGGTCATTTTGAATGCGCTACGCGTGCCGGCTGATGAGTTGGCCAATCAGATTACGCTCTTGGATTTTCCCATCTTCGCTGCCATACAACCGGACGAGTTGACCAGTTGCGCTTGGACGAAGAAGGACAAACACGTCGTCACACCGAATATTGTTGCATTTACGAAACGTTTCAACCACACCAGCTTTTGGACTGTGCAGGAAATATTGAGTGGCGAACAGCCAAAGCAACGTGCCGAAATACTGACACACTTCATTAAG GTGTCCAAGAAACTGCACGAACTGAACAATCTGCATTCGCTGTTCGCCATCATTTCCGCCATGCAAAGTGCCAGCATTTTCCGCTTGAAAAAGACTTGGGCTTGTCTCTCCAAAAAGGATCGGCAAGCATTTGAACGACTAAGCGATATATTCAGCGATCAAAATAATTGGGAGAATTTACGTGCCTATTTGGAGAGTCTACGCCTACCATGCATACCCTATTTGGGTTTATTCCTGACCGATCtaatttatattgatttggCACATCCACATAAGGGCGGTCTCGAACCCGAACAACGCCgcaataaaatgaataatattttgcgcGTTATCGCCAATTATCAACAGTCAGACTACACGCATATAATGCCAATTGAGGCAACACAAAAGTATTTGACATCCATACGCTATATTGAGGAGTTGCAGAACATCTTCGAAGAGGATCAATACAA aaaatcactaaaattggAGCCCGCCTCACCGTCCGGTCCGAGTTCATCGTCTTGCAGCTCGAAGGAGTCTTTCAATATAGACGCCATCACACCGGCGCTGGCTTGCTTGAATCTCTCACCCGCCAAAACGATCGGTTCCATGCGCATCGCCAACAGTAGCGGCACTAAATTCATACCCGGCCATCGCAAATGTCGCAGCCTGGGCACGAA CATTTTCGGTAAAATCACACATTCGCACAACGACAGCGCCAACTATGGTAATCCCACGCTAATGCTCGGCTACGGCGACGAACACTATCTGCACGACTACAGTGTGCTCAGCCACCAGCAAGCGCGCCATCTACTGGACGATTCGGTGCTGGAGCAGAGCAGTAATATGTTGAGTAGCGGCGATGCCACCTCGAATGATAGCGTTGAGGGCGCACTTTGCCACAACAGTGATTTGGAGCTCATCTATGCGCCCACGCTCGATCCGGAGAACTGTGTGCAAGGTTGTGTGCGTCGGAAGACGGTGCAAAAGGAGGGCCGTAAGCCCGCTGTGGCCTCTTGGCAACGCTATTGGCTACAGATTTGGGCTAATTCGCTCGTGTACTTTCCGCCCAAATCATTCAAAGGCAGCGAACGTAGCGACTTCAAGCGCGAACCGTGCAAAGTGTGTCCGCTCGAGGGCTGGTTCGCACAAGTCGTCGATAATACTAAGCATAAAAACTCATTTGAGCTTTATCATCGCACATTGGGTACAATCTACAAGTTTCGCACGGATAGCGCGCAGGCGACACAGCTTTGGACCGCCTCCATTTGCAAGGTGGCCATGCAACGCAGTGCACCCAAACCGCTGCCCATCAATTTGATGTCGTTCGAGTGA
- the LOC120771675 gene encoding uncharacterized protein LOC120771675, protein MRIQRSLVFCALGTLSLLTLVAGKALIDQQTAESQANSATVAQQRIGWDHDHHEVHEHHYHEHHHDPGFWKKKVTWKEGWKKIWKPAKKQIWNPSWKQIWKPIWVPVKVPAWKDIKVPAWKQVWKPIWKEIKVPAWKEIQVPDWKKIWKPVWVPTKVPAWKDIQVPAWKQIWVPVWKEIQVPAWKEIQVPEWKQYWTPEWIKVGIPGEKYLGKDPEGWEYTSHDLWKKKLVWKSHWKKIWKPAKKQIWVPSKKLEWKEEWKQIWKPAKKQIWVDDKKLEWKEAWKQIWKPAKKLIWIPDKKLEWKESWVQIWKPAKKQIWVEDKKLEWKEAWKQIWVPGWKEIWVPAWKKIWRPVIISEWFPTPDHHDHHHEHVEHGWDRKDVQSQGSNKVVWKRDDEATQLKPVATVDFQTAKATEVRTSAAVGTKPVATATAAPTPGQGFKFPGA, encoded by the exons ATGCGGATCCAGCGGAGTCTAGTG TTTTGTGCCCTTGGTACGCTCTCTCTACTCACACTTGTCGCCGGCAAGGCACTGATCGATCAACAGACCGCCGAATCGCAAGCGAACAGCGCTACTGTCGCTCAGCAACGCATCGGCTGGGATCATGATCACCATGAGGTGCACGAACATCACTATCATGAGCATCATCACGATCCAGGCTTCTGGAAGAAGAAAGTGACGTGGAAGGAAGGTTGGAAAAAGATTTGGAAACCAGCAAAGAAACAAATTTGGAATCCATCATGGAAACAAATCTGGAAACCGATTTGGGTGCCAGTTAAGGTGCCCGCTTGGAAGGACATCAAAGTGCCGGCGTGGAAGCAAGTGTGGAAGCCCATATGGAAGGAGATAAAGGTGCCCGCATGGAAGGAGATACAAGTACCGGATTGGAAGAAGATTTGGAAGCCAGTATGGGTGCCAACGAAAGTGCCCgcatggaaagatatacaagTGCCGGCGTGGAAGCAAATTTGGGTGCCCGTGTGGAAGGAAATACAAGTGCCAGCTTGGAAGGAAATACAAGTACCGGAGTGGAAGCAATACTGGACGCCAGAGTGGATTAAGGTGGGTATACCTGGTGAGAAGTATTTAGGTAAGGATCCCGAAGGTTGGGAATACACAAGTCATGATTTATGGAAGAAGAAGTTGGTTTGGAAATCACATTGGAAAAAGATTTGGAAGCCAGCGAAGAAACAAATCTGGGTACCAAGTAAAAAACTCGAATGGAAAGAGGAATGGAAGCAAATCTGGAAACCGGCGAAAAAACAAATATGGGTTGATGACAAGAAACTGGAATGGAAGGAAGCGTGGAAACAAATCTGGAAGCCAGCTAAGAAACTTATTTGGATTCCCGACAAAAAACTCGAATGGAAAGAATCTTGGGTGCAAATTTGGAAACCGGCGAAGAAACAAATTTGGGTCGAAGATAAAAAGCTCGAATGGAAGGAAGCATGGAAACAGATTTGGGTGCCTGGCTGGAAGGAAATTTGGGTGCCTGCATGGAAGAAAATCTGGCGACCAGTAATCATATCCGAATGGTTCCCCACACCCGATCATCATGATCACCACCATGAGCACGTAGAGCATGGCTGGGATCGCAAAGATGTCCAATCGCAGGGAAGTAACAAAGTGGTGTGGAAGCGCGATGACGAAGCGACACAACTCAAGCCTGTTGCCACTGTCGATTTTCAAACGGCAAAAGCAACTGAGGTGCGCACATCCGCCGCGGTGGGTACGAAACCTGTAGCTACAGCGACGGCGGCGCCAACGCCAGGTCAGGGCTTCAAGTTCCCCGGTGCGTAG